The following proteins are co-located in the uncultured Draconibacterium sp. genome:
- the sbcD gene encoding exonuclease subunit SbcD has translation MKILHTSDWHLGKRLENFSRMEEQQAVLQEICEIADIENVDAVLVAGDLFDTFNPPTEAVDLFYKALKKLTKNGYRPVIAIAGNHDSPDRIEAPDPLARECGIIFAGYPNSIVPPFQLDSGLKVIQSSEGFVEITIPGQNIPLRVLLTPYANEFRLKTYLGNENEEHELRTLLQENWEKLAALYCDSNGVNVLLSHLFVVKKGDKQPEEPEDEKPILHVGGAQAIYTENIPKQIQYAAFGHLHRMHLVDTEPCPVYYSGSPLSYSFAEANQKKQVILIDTEPGEKAKVSQLELTKGRKLLRFRAEGIDQALEWLNENQNSLVELTMVTDTFLTAQDRKLLGNAHNGIVTIIPEVKNKTELMESKSKGIDMSKNMEELFSDYFEHSKGQKPNQDIKNLFAEILAVRDEQE, from the coding sequence ATGAAAATCCTACATACGTCTGACTGGCACCTTGGAAAACGACTTGAGAATTTTTCGCGAATGGAAGAACAACAAGCAGTACTGCAAGAAATTTGCGAGATTGCAGACATTGAAAATGTTGATGCGGTGCTTGTTGCCGGCGATTTATTCGACACATTTAATCCACCAACCGAAGCCGTTGACCTGTTCTATAAAGCGCTGAAAAAATTAACAAAAAACGGATACCGCCCTGTGATTGCCATTGCAGGGAACCATGACTCGCCTGATAGAATTGAAGCTCCTGATCCACTGGCACGTGAGTGTGGAATTATTTTTGCCGGTTATCCCAACTCAATTGTTCCTCCTTTTCAGTTGGATTCCGGCTTAAAGGTAATTCAAAGCTCCGAAGGATTTGTAGAAATTACAATCCCCGGCCAGAACATACCATTGCGCGTGTTGCTTACTCCATATGCAAATGAATTTCGCTTAAAAACATATTTGGGCAACGAAAATGAGGAACATGAATTGCGAACTTTACTCCAGGAAAACTGGGAAAAACTGGCTGCTTTATATTGCGATTCAAATGGTGTAAATGTTTTGCTTAGTCATTTGTTTGTGGTTAAAAAAGGTGATAAACAACCTGAAGAGCCGGAAGACGAGAAACCAATTCTACATGTTGGCGGAGCACAGGCAATTTATACCGAAAATATACCAAAACAAATTCAGTACGCTGCTTTTGGCCATTTACACCGAATGCATTTGGTAGATACAGAACCGTGTCCTGTATATTACAGCGGTAGTCCGTTATCGTACAGTTTTGCCGAAGCAAATCAGAAAAAACAAGTAATTCTAATAGATACAGAACCGGGAGAAAAAGCGAAAGTGAGCCAACTGGAATTAACAAAAGGCAGAAAACTACTGCGTTTCAGGGCCGAAGGTATTGATCAGGCTCTTGAATGGCTAAACGAAAACCAAAACAGTTTGGTTGAACTTACCATGGTTACTGATACTTTTTTAACAGCACAGGATCGAAAACTACTTGGGAATGCTCACAATGGAATAGTTACGATAATTCCTGAAGTAAAGAACAAAACAGAGCTGATGGAAAGTAAATCAAAAGGAATTGATATGAGTAAAAACATGGAAGAACTTTTTAGTGATTATTTTGAGCACTCAAAAGGGCAAAAACCAAATCAGGATATCAAAAATCTTTTTGCAGAAATCCTTGCTGTACGCGATGAACAAGAATAA
- a CDS encoding SMC family ATPase, with amino-acid sequence MIPIKLTIAGLYSYQQKQTIDFTKLTNANLFGIFGSVGSGKSSILEAITFAIYGRTDRLNLSGDNRNYNMMNLKSDELLIDFEFETGKNQIPFRATVKGKRNSKRFDNVKTLDRNAYRFDGANWIPIETTVLEQEIGLSYENFKRTVIIPQGQFQEFLQLGNTDRTKMMKELFNLEKFELYYNVTSLETKNNAKKQTIEGQLLQLGEINPDHVKIYDEQLIQLNKELAELDKTLRQNQQKEQEWQKIKELSTKSVAAKTELANLLKQEPEYIQLEKTIRQYEKSVFEFKTTFDLLEASTKKIASQSNQIEQDSIKLQKEETEINAQEKTLAALQTEFDKREKLKQQAEELEKLRHIRTKQNEIEKEKLRLVNGTKILSETNEKTEQLGTQLKEINEFIKAERLKLPNLVLLAKIKDWHNTKETLDKQLKENNEEIVKLQTLEEKTQKEIELVLNASANDLPQPTTPERITKFFQQKTESLKTKIEKIDKDLDHLRVQAQLEKYASNLEDGSPCPLCGSTHHPAMYNADNANEDQIRFKKTKTDLESEIAKITEAALKVKELERQVNFYKQQKTALIKKQETNKQNLAAHIYDKSWPEFENKTALEKSFDAAAQLQKVLTNKEEEKDGITKALETALKNKETYQTAIDKINREITVLQTETNTFRMQLKLVSAEEYQNHSIEEIKTEQEQLLSSYLNIEKQYNELSRRLIELRKQKDTLAGILSANQKEMLQEKLNSEALQNKLKQQLEKSEYSDFEQIKQVLALSIDVEKQKSAIASFNQNLTLLKSRVKDLETELNKRVYDAEEHQQILNELRNSNTAISAKKEKSGEIKTLMNKLHKDLESRLALTKELEKLMLRADNIKTLKSLFKASGFVNYISSVYLQNLCNAANERFFRLTRQKLSLEISEDNNFRVRDFMNGGKIRSVKTLSGGQTFQAALSLALALADNIQRITESNQNFFFLDEGFGSLDKEALAVVFDTLKALRKEDRIVGVISHVEEMQQEIDVHLRIENSEEHGSLVKASWSN; translated from the coding sequence ATGATACCTATAAAACTAACGATAGCAGGTTTATATTCCTACCAACAAAAACAAACCATCGATTTTACAAAACTAACCAATGCCAATTTATTTGGAATTTTTGGTTCGGTTGGCAGCGGAAAATCATCGATCCTGGAAGCCATTACTTTTGCCATTTACGGCAGAACAGATCGACTAAATCTTTCGGGAGACAACCGGAATTACAACATGATGAACTTAAAATCGGACGAATTACTGATCGATTTTGAATTCGAAACCGGCAAAAACCAAATACCGTTTCGTGCAACGGTTAAAGGCAAACGAAACAGCAAACGATTCGACAATGTTAAAACACTCGATAGAAATGCATACCGGTTCGACGGTGCCAACTGGATACCCATTGAAACAACTGTTCTGGAACAAGAAATTGGATTGAGCTACGAAAATTTTAAACGTACTGTAATTATACCGCAAGGCCAGTTTCAGGAGTTTTTACAACTGGGGAATACCGATCGCACAAAAATGATGAAGGAACTTTTTAATTTGGAGAAATTCGAATTGTACTACAATGTAACTTCATTGGAAACAAAAAACAATGCAAAAAAACAAACCATAGAAGGGCAGTTGCTCCAATTGGGCGAAATTAATCCTGATCATGTAAAAATATACGACGAACAACTTATTCAGCTAAATAAAGAGTTGGCTGAGTTGGACAAAACACTAAGACAAAATCAGCAGAAGGAACAGGAATGGCAAAAAATAAAAGAGCTGTCAACAAAATCAGTAGCGGCAAAAACCGAACTGGCGAATTTGCTCAAACAAGAACCGGAATACATCCAACTGGAGAAAACAATCAGGCAATACGAAAAATCTGTATTCGAGTTTAAAACCACCTTTGATCTTCTGGAAGCCAGCACAAAAAAAATTGCAAGTCAAAGCAACCAAATCGAACAGGATTCAATAAAACTGCAGAAAGAAGAAACGGAAATTAATGCGCAAGAAAAAACGCTCGCAGCGCTCCAAACAGAGTTCGACAAGCGTGAAAAGTTAAAACAACAGGCTGAAGAGTTGGAGAAGCTAAGGCACATCAGAACAAAACAAAATGAGATTGAAAAAGAAAAGCTGCGATTGGTAAATGGAACAAAAATTTTAAGCGAGACCAACGAAAAAACGGAACAATTGGGAACTCAACTAAAAGAAATAAACGAATTTATTAAAGCAGAAAGGTTAAAACTCCCAAACCTGGTGCTTCTGGCAAAAATTAAAGACTGGCACAATACCAAAGAAACACTCGATAAACAACTCAAAGAAAATAACGAAGAGATCGTCAAACTTCAGACCCTGGAGGAGAAAACACAAAAAGAGATTGAGCTTGTTTTAAATGCTTCAGCGAATGATTTACCACAGCCAACAACACCTGAACGAATAACAAAGTTCTTTCAGCAAAAAACAGAATCTTTAAAAACTAAAATTGAAAAGATTGACAAAGATTTGGATCATCTAAGAGTTCAGGCTCAACTTGAAAAATATGCCAGCAATTTAGAAGATGGGAGCCCCTGCCCTTTATGTGGATCCACTCACCATCCGGCGATGTACAATGCTGACAACGCCAATGAAGATCAAATACGATTCAAAAAAACAAAAACGGACCTTGAGTCTGAGATCGCTAAAATTACAGAGGCAGCTTTAAAAGTAAAGGAACTGGAACGGCAAGTTAACTTTTACAAACAACAAAAAACTGCCTTGATAAAAAAGCAGGAAACAAACAAACAAAATTTAGCAGCGCATATTTACGATAAAAGCTGGCCTGAATTTGAGAACAAAACTGCATTGGAAAAATCATTTGATGCTGCCGCACAACTTCAGAAAGTATTAACTAATAAAGAAGAAGAAAAGGACGGTATAACTAAAGCGCTTGAAACCGCTCTTAAAAACAAAGAAACCTATCAAACGGCTATCGATAAAATCAACAGGGAAATAACTGTGCTGCAAACCGAAACAAACACCTTTCGGATGCAGCTTAAACTTGTTTCTGCCGAGGAGTATCAGAACCATTCAATTGAAGAAATTAAAACCGAACAGGAACAACTTCTGAGCAGTTACCTGAATATTGAAAAACAGTATAACGAGCTAAGCCGTCGGTTAATTGAATTGCGCAAACAAAAAGATACACTTGCCGGAATTTTGAGTGCCAATCAGAAGGAAATGCTGCAGGAGAAATTGAACTCTGAAGCACTTCAAAACAAACTTAAGCAGCAACTGGAGAAATCGGAGTATTCAGACTTTGAACAAATAAAACAGGTTTTGGCTTTATCAATTGATGTTGAAAAACAAAAAAGTGCAATTGCCAGCTTTAATCAAAATCTGACCTTGTTAAAATCGCGTGTTAAAGATTTGGAAACAGAGCTGAACAAACGAGTGTACGATGCAGAAGAGCATCAACAAATACTTAACGAACTTAGAAATAGTAATACGGCCATCAGTGCTAAAAAAGAAAAATCAGGCGAAATAAAAACCCTGATGAATAAGCTGCACAAGGATTTGGAATCGCGTTTAGCACTTACCAAAGAGTTGGAAAAATTAATGCTTCGGGCCGACAATATAAAAACGTTAAAATCATTGTTTAAAGCCAGTGGCTTTGTAAATTATATATCGTCGGTGTATTTGCAGAACCTGTGTAATGCTGCCAACGAACGTTTTTTCAGGTTAACGCGTCAAAAGTTAAGCCTCGAGATTTCGGAGGACAATAATTTTCGTGTACGCGATTTTATGAACGGAGGAAAAATTCGCAGCGTTAAAACACTCTCGGGCGGACAAACTTTTCAGGCAGCACTTTCTCTTGCACTGGCGCTGGCCGACAACATCCAGCGTATTACAGAATCAAATCAAAATTTCTTCTTCCTCGATGAAGGTTTTGGTTCGCTGGATAAAGAAGCACTTGCAGTGGTTTTCGATACCTTAAAAGCCTTGCGAAAAGAAGACCGCATTGTGGGTGTAATTTCGCATGTTGAAGAAATGCAACAGGAGATTGATGTTCACCTGCGCATCGAGAATTCAGAAGAACATGGAAGTTTAGTGAAGGCAAGTTGGAGCAATTAA
- a CDS encoding class I SAM-dependent methyltransferase, whose protein sequence is MMENNLDRKNHWEKIYQTKSATDVSWFQSRPSVSLEFIEEFAIPKSEKIIDVGGGDSLLVDYLLELGYQDITVLDISEMALEKAKLRLGEKAARVNWIVADAATFQPTEKYGFWHDRAAFHFLTNEDEIQNYIATIQQNLKPEGVLVIGTFSTNGPTSCSGIEIKQYSETSMSDRLKQFFKKIRCIITDHKTPSESIQQFIFCSFKRLAI, encoded by the coding sequence ATGATGGAAAATAATTTGGACAGAAAAAACCACTGGGAGAAGATTTACCAAACTAAAAGTGCGACTGATGTCAGTTGGTTTCAGTCACGTCCTTCGGTTTCGCTTGAATTTATCGAGGAATTTGCCATTCCAAAATCGGAAAAAATAATCGATGTTGGCGGTGGCGACAGCCTTTTAGTAGACTACCTTTTGGAATTGGGCTACCAAGACATTACCGTGCTCGACATTTCGGAAATGGCACTTGAAAAGGCCAAACTACGTCTGGGAGAGAAAGCTGCGCGTGTAAATTGGATTGTTGCTGATGCGGCAACTTTTCAACCCACCGAGAAATACGGATTTTGGCACGACCGGGCCGCTTTCCATTTTCTTACCAACGAAGATGAAATTCAAAACTACATCGCTACCATTCAGCAGAATTTAAAACCGGAAGGCGTATTGGTTATCGGAACTTTCTCGACAAACGGGCCAACTTCCTGCAGCGGAATTGAGATAAAACAATATTCTGAAACTTCGATGAGCGATCGTCTAAAACAGTTTTTCAAGAAAATAAGATGTATTATCACCGATCATAAAACACCCTCTGAAAGCATTCAGCAGTTTATATTCTGCAGTTTTAAACGACTGGCCATTTAA
- a CDS encoding pyridoxamine 5'-phosphate oxidase family protein, with translation MKSAKKLIIVLFVVYLFIPNAGFSQSIEAKDTAQNQVLLAAREIIKAAKTCALITIDEDGNTRVRTMDPFQPEENFTIWLGTNANSRKVVQIKNHPQVSLYYLDSDASGYVVIQGTAELINDSKEKDKRWKKEWEAFYPNKTDNYLLIKITPQWLEVSSTTRGIYSDPQTWQPPRIEFD, from the coding sequence ATGAAATCAGCGAAAAAACTCATCATCGTATTGTTTGTTGTTTATCTGTTTATTCCCAATGCCGGTTTTAGTCAGAGCATAGAAGCAAAAGATACTGCACAAAACCAGGTTTTGCTTGCAGCGCGTGAAATAATAAAGGCGGCTAAAACCTGCGCACTAATCACTATTGATGAAGACGGGAATACACGGGTGCGAACCATGGATCCTTTTCAGCCGGAAGAAAATTTTACGATTTGGCTGGGTACAAATGCAAACAGCAGAAAAGTGGTACAAATAAAAAACCATCCACAGGTAAGCTTGTACTATCTCGACAGCGATGCTTCGGGTTATGTTGTAATACAGGGAACAGCTGAGCTTATTAACGATAGCAAGGAAAAAGATAAAAGGTGGAAAAAAGAATGGGAAGCCTTTTACCCCAACAAGACTGACAACTACCTGCTTATTAAAATTACGCCTCAATGGTTGGAAGTTTCGAGCACTACCCGTGGCATTTACAGCGATCCGCAAACCTGGCAACCACCCCGGATTGAATTCGATTAA
- a CDS encoding outer membrane beta-barrel protein, protein MNKTFFVLLFLLSFTSLIAQDTKWQFSSSLGIDMGGAIPLPLSEVPDDAKGTPKLKPNLGIAFQRNLCERWSLGTELSYHTLSIDAIVNVVSQAFWSDDRSYATYFSGEAYSSTELQFIEIPIQAYYHVNSRWSLVLGAYYSIILKGKLETEGRNGWISADKNDTDNAPLPGTQNTFFNFNDELDNYDVGMLLGYRWKVFERVHLWGRFNVGFKSIFVPDFNNIDYEMYQFRFSTGVSFVMWKQS, encoded by the coding sequence ATGAATAAAACGTTCTTCGTACTTCTCTTTTTATTAAGCTTTACAAGTTTAATTGCACAAGATACCAAATGGCAGTTTTCCTCGTCTTTGGGAATTGACATGGGGGGAGCTATTCCGCTTCCTCTTTCAGAAGTACCCGACGATGCCAAAGGAACACCAAAACTAAAACCTAATTTGGGTATTGCTTTTCAGCGTAATTTGTGTGAGCGATGGAGTTTAGGCACCGAGTTAAGTTATCATACTTTATCCATCGACGCAATTGTAAACGTTGTCAGTCAGGCTTTTTGGTCAGATGACCGATCGTATGCCACTTATTTTTCAGGGGAAGCTTATTCCTCAACTGAATTACAATTTATTGAAATTCCGATACAGGCTTATTACCATGTTAACAGCCGCTGGTCGTTGGTTCTTGGAGCCTACTATTCTATTATTTTGAAAGGGAAATTGGAGACAGAAGGTAGAAATGGTTGGATTTCGGCGGATAAAAATGATACAGATAATGCACCTTTGCCCGGAACTCAAAATACCTTTTTCAATTTTAATGATGAACTGGATAATTACGATGTTGGTATGCTTCTTGGCTACCGTTGGAAAGTGTTTGAGCGTGTTCATCTGTGGGGACGTTTTAACGTGGGCTTTAAAAGTATTTTTGTTCCCGATTTCAATAACATTGATTACGAAATGTATCAATTCCGTTTTAGTACAGGTGTTTCGTTTGTGATGTGGAAACAGAGTTAA
- a CDS encoding PCMD domain-containing protein, with product MKKIIIGLLLFAVFACSDDSGTDVPASDKAELLDFTFVADANFSPGKSYIDSENAEVHVFSSIDFLGLTFPITLISEISVSEGATIVPASGTSVTFTSPEDFKKYTITSEDGRNSVEYILTIRDKQIPNSGFENWFQEIGMNSQPFQQPGKYAESTVWATANMGTSIYSIYGTTPQEEGSNTLVKIETVPTVALPLVAGALYVGKFDLDGAIADPTNPVAAAKLGIPFYGKPSAVQFKYSYQSGDQLIQAVLKDPGNLFGGFNVFNLEGKDKFGIKVVLEKRVGEEVTEIAKKEFESNVDVAQLTNLKLDLEYFSSEEPTHFYISFSPSFDGGTFKGAVGSTLIIDDIQLIYE from the coding sequence ATGAAGAAGATTATAATAGGTTTATTACTGTTTGCCGTTTTTGCTTGTAGCGACGATAGTGGCACTGATGTACCTGCATCGGATAAAGCAGAATTATTAGATTTTACCTTTGTAGCGGATGCTAATTTTAGTCCGGGAAAATCCTACATCGATTCAGAAAATGCAGAAGTGCATGTCTTCAGTTCAATTGATTTTTTAGGATTGACTTTCCCAATTACCCTAATTTCTGAAATTTCAGTTTCAGAAGGAGCAACTATTGTTCCTGCGTCGGGCACTTCGGTGACCTTTACTTCCCCGGAGGATTTTAAAAAATATACGATAACATCGGAAGATGGTCGAAACTCTGTTGAATATATTTTAACCATTCGAGATAAACAAATTCCGAATTCAGGATTTGAGAACTGGTTTCAGGAAATAGGAATGAATAGTCAGCCTTTTCAGCAACCCGGAAAATATGCCGAATCGACGGTTTGGGCAACAGCCAATATGGGCACAAGCATATACAGTATATATGGAACGACCCCTCAAGAGGAGGGGAGCAATACCCTGGTAAAGATAGAAACGGTACCAACTGTTGCTTTGCCTTTGGTGGCTGGCGCACTTTATGTTGGTAAATTCGATCTGGATGGAGCTATTGCAGACCCAACAAATCCGGTAGCTGCAGCTAAACTGGGGATTCCGTTTTACGGAAAACCATCCGCCGTTCAATTTAAGTATTCGTATCAATCGGGCGATCAACTGATTCAGGCGGTATTAAAAGATCCCGGAAATTTATTTGGTGGCTTTAATGTCTTTAATCTGGAAGGAAAAGACAAATTTGGAATAAAAGTAGTACTTGAAAAAAGAGTTGGAGAAGAGGTGACAGAGATTGCCAAAAAGGAGTTCGAAAGCAATGTTGATGTGGCTCAACTTACAAACCTTAAACTTGATTTAGAATATTTCTCTTCTGAAGAACCAACGCATTTTTATATTTCTTTTTCGCCAAGTTTTGATGGTGGTACTTTTAAAGGAGCTGTAGGCAGTACTTTAATAATCGACGATATTCAATTGATTTATGAATAA
- a CDS encoding DUF2141 domain-containing protein, whose amino-acid sequence MKNLILLLTILILAPAISFGQITLVIEIEPLRNSDGKILLEFNNENEEVIKGITEKITDNKCTIQIKDLKPGKYAFKYFHDENNDKKLTTNFVGMPKEGFGFSNDAKGKFGPPPFDKMIFELSESTTIKCIPVYILKQK is encoded by the coding sequence ATGAAAAATCTGATTTTGCTACTGACTATACTTATACTCGCTCCTGCAATTTCTTTTGGTCAAATTACTCTGGTCATTGAAATTGAACCTTTACGCAACAGCGATGGAAAAATATTACTGGAATTTAATAACGAAAACGAAGAAGTTATTAAAGGCATTACCGAAAAAATAACCGATAATAAATGCACGATACAAATTAAAGATCTTAAACCCGGCAAATATGCTTTTAAGTATTTCCACGATGAAAATAATGATAAAAAACTAACTACAAATTTTGTGGGAATGCCTAAAGAAGGTTTTGGTTTTTCGAACGATGCCAAAGGGAAATTTGGTCCACCACCATTCGATAAGATGATTTTTGAGCTAAGTGAATCAACTACAATAAAATGCATTCCAGTTTACATCTTAAAACAGAAATAA
- a CDS encoding nuclear transport factor 2 family protein — protein MVDNNVEKRIDDSEKRQLNIETIKDLWSTTYNTDGKPDWSHIFKYYHKDIVFQDTIQRIEGIDNFTDMCNRLTKRTKQLNMEIVTIVQNDNVIIMEWIMTMMFKKYPSTPLYGCTKLLISDDNFILEQRDYYDLWGDIFNNIPRFGKMYRRFLIKKFG, from the coding sequence ATGGTAGATAATAATGTCGAAAAAAGAATTGACGACTCGGAAAAAAGACAACTCAACATCGAGACAATTAAAGACTTGTGGTCGACCACCTACAATACAGATGGAAAACCCGACTGGTCGCACATTTTTAAATACTACCACAAAGACATTGTTTTTCAAGACACCATTCAGCGTATAGAAGGAATTGATAATTTTACAGATATGTGCAATCGTTTAACCAAACGTACCAAGCAATTAAACATGGAAATTGTTACCATCGTTCAGAATGACAATGTGATTATAATGGAATGGATAATGACCATGATGTTTAAAAAGTATCCAAGTACACCACTGTATGGTTGCACCAAACTACTGATAAGCGATGATAATTTTATTCTTGAACAACGCGATTACTACGATTTGTGGGGCGATATTTTCAACAACATCCCCCGCTTCGGGAAAATGTACAGAAGGTTTTTAATTAAAAAATTCGGGTAA
- a CDS encoding SDR family NAD(P)-dependent oxidoreductase, translating to MAKNKNFWKYFKQYEVSQIVAMIKNGKKDPLSCDDRFENKLVVISGATSGIGTYTAKKYAAMGANILCINRNEEKSKELKAEIENKYAIKCDYIIADLSKLKDIHEVANQLSEMNQPIDVLIHNAGLTLSKQQLTDKGLDLVFVVNHLSSFIINYKLIDKLKAQNSARIIMNNSEGHRFAPWGLQLDDLDWKKRRYSGLKAYGSAKLSQLLSMHIFKEKFEGSFVTINAMHPGAVESNSGKDNGPVYKWYKRNVIDKMLRPTDIASDSLYYLGVSKAVEGISGKFFCLTTEEVPAPPAWDLEEARKLWEHSLKLGGLTENSTQ from the coding sequence ATGGCAAAAAATAAAAATTTCTGGAAATATTTTAAGCAATACGAGGTTTCGCAAATTGTAGCAATGATTAAGAACGGGAAAAAAGATCCCTTGAGTTGTGACGATCGTTTTGAAAATAAATTGGTAGTAATAAGTGGAGCCACATCGGGTATTGGAACTTATACGGCAAAAAAATATGCAGCCATGGGTGCCAACATCCTTTGCATTAACAGAAATGAAGAAAAGTCGAAAGAGCTAAAGGCCGAAATCGAGAATAAATACGCCATAAAATGCGATTATATAATTGCCGATTTAAGTAAACTTAAGGATATACACGAAGTTGCAAATCAGCTTTCGGAAATGAATCAACCCATTGATGTCCTTATTCATAATGCCGGATTAACCTTGTCGAAACAACAATTAACAGACAAAGGACTTGATCTGGTTTTTGTGGTCAACCATTTGTCGTCGTTTATCATTAATTACAAACTAATCGACAAGTTAAAAGCCCAGAACAGTGCCCGAATTATTATGAATAATTCAGAAGGACATCGTTTTGCGCCATGGGGCTTACAATTGGATGATCTGGATTGGAAAAAAAGGCGCTATTCAGGATTAAAAGCATACGGTTCGGCGAAGCTGTCTCAACTGCTTTCGATGCACATTTTTAAGGAAAAATTTGAAGGTTCATTTGTCACCATCAATGCCATGCACCCGGGAGCTGTTGAATCGAATTCGGGAAAAGACAATGGCCCGGTTTACAAGTGGTATAAAAGAAATGTGATCGATAAAATGCTACGTCCCACCGACATTGCTTCTGATTCGCTGTACTATTTAGGTGTATCGAAAGCTGTGGAAGGAATCAGCGGCAAATTCTTTTGCTTAACCACTGAGGAAGTTCCTGCACCACCGGCCTGGGACCTTGAAGAAGCCAGAAAACTTTGGGAGCATAGTTTAAAACTTGGGGGTTTAACAGAAAACAGCACGCAATAG